The following nucleotide sequence is from Trifolium pratense cultivar HEN17-A07 linkage group LG2, ARS_RC_1.1, whole genome shotgun sequence.
AAAAAGCTTCTACAATGCCTGTTCGTGGAGAACAAGTTTATACAGCTCATGGCTGCTCATACTCACACTCCTAAATGACGTCATCATTGTGAGAACGTTCTAAGAAGCATCATTCTctctcatcaaatattatttgaccTGATTTTTAAAGAACAACGGCTAGTTTATTGCTCCACGTCAGCTCAACTTCGAGGCCACGAAACTCAAAGCAAActacatctataaatagcacactTGGGTGCTTTGAAGATTCAAGAGTTTCACTACAACTATCAAGATCTACACTTGTCTTTTTcgaacaagtaatcaagctctTCTACTCTCACTCCCAGCTCTCTAAATCATACACTTGGATCTGTATACTACTGAGTGAACTGAGTGATTTTATTCTAAGCTTCTAAACTTGATTGAGTTTTATTTGTAAGCTTGTGATCCAACAAACACTAATTTGTAGAAGAAatgattggctcaagtcaatacgtaactattgattgagtgacattTTTAGTCTGTAGGACTGAGGTAGTTATTAAGCTTGTATGGCTTAAGGTTTATTGGtcttggtttagatcaaagAGGTTTGGAATTTAAGATTACTAGTATCtcaagattatagtggatatACTCACGGAGCGTGAGAACTGGACGTAACCCATACTATTcggtgaaccagtataattgATGTGTGTTGATTCTCTCTTTCCCTATCTTTTATTTTGTAACATGTACATTAATcataatagtattaattagaaTTATATTTGAGTAAAAATTCAATGTatctaataatttgaaaattcgAGCTTATACATTTAGGgacaaatatataattttcaatagatacttataattaaggacggTAAGAGTAGtatatacaaagaaaaaaaaatggagttaatttttattagtgtcaatcaataaatacattttttccacattataatattaaaattaaaatataatttaatttcaacCAATTCATATCTAATTACCACACTAAGTAATAGATATCGCATCTCATAAGTTCAAGTACGTGTTGAATCCATTTTCAttaccaattgagctacgtGTTCAATTACGATCTTTTCTACTCTCCTCCCTAGTAGAGTTAACATTGTTGTAACAAATTTACTGTTGTTAACACCTCATTCatcaaaacatatttaacctttgTAGATGCGTGTCTAAGAAATGTCCAAGGCATTTTACGTGTTTAAATTATCTGGCacttatatatatgattgtCAAATGTTAGACACCGATCTAAAGAGGGTCGAAGCAAAgaataaacaattttttcaagACAATCGTCAGAATAATCCGATACATATCATACAAATGTCATACAACTGCGACATGCTTAATCCTAtatgtttgtgcttcatagccGATGAGTATCAATATCATCTTGTATGTAAACTCTCCGACTCTTTGTAATCATGTGAACAGTACTTGTTTTAACCAGCACCTACAGTAACTAGTACTTCTTTTTGTCGTATAGTGAAGATTTTTACAAGTTGAAATTGCATGGACAATACTGcttccggtcctatatataagaaaaattttactttttaagttCTTGTAAGATGTATTTATAGTCTAAATATATCTATTTTACGATGAAACTTAAAAGTAAAACTTTTCTTATATATGGGACCGAAGGGAGTATATAGAAATGTTTAACCGTAAAAGTATGTTCTTATCTTGTAGTGATATGGGAGAAATGAAATGAGAGCTATGCATATGGTTATAGAATTGCCAGGTAATTAAAAGGTACACTGCCAATTCAATAAATGAACTTTAGATTGGCTCTTTGTCCTTTCTATGGAAGAACAAGTGGATACATGAGGATAATAAATATTACTGCAATTCCATCTTATATGGAAGAACAAACCAAGGATTATAaactcattttcattttttctgtttttgtgcTAAAAGTTTCCTTATGGAGCCTTCTCAAGATATAGAATATTCAGAAGGAGAATTCAGTGGCACTGAATCTGGTTGGACAACATACATTGGATCTCCAATTCATAGTGAAATCTACAATGATGAGGAGCCAAGTGTAAATATGGATGAATATGGCAACAACAACTTCAAGAATACTCACGAAAAAATTCATGATGATGATAAAGTGgagaaaaaatatgacaatGAAGAGAGTGATAGTGATTCTATGGCTTCTGAGGCATCTTCAGGACCAAGTCATCTTCAATTTGTTTGTATAAAAAGTGAGAGAAGTCATGACTTGCATGAACATGAGAAGATCCACTCAACAAAGAGAGCAACCAAAAAGGTAAGGAAGACAAAATATGAAGGTTTATTGGTTGCAAAAGAAGAGGAGTCATTGCTTGTAGCTGATAGTGCTTCTAGTCATGTTTGAGGATGAACAAGGTAAGaaattttcctttctttttagaGGGATATCGGGATTGTCTGCATTATTTAATCCCACAGTTGCACGTTGTAGTGAATCTAAACCATTGATTTGAGATCAAACAGTTTACATTATACCTCCATAATAGACGTAGTAATCAATCTCATCTAAGATTGAACAACTTATATTCATTACAGCACGTAGTTACTGTGTGATATCCAAACCCTTTTTAGAGCATGTCAAATTAACAAGGTAGTTCACTAAAAAGGACTATTAagatgacaaaataaaaaatcagcaTGTATACCGTAAGAGTTGATGTGTTTTGATTCGAATGACTCAAATATttaatatcttaattttttggATGGTTATATGGTGTCAAAGTGTGTCGGTGGTTCTGACCTTTTGTCTGTAGTTTTTCGGACTccccaacaaatatttttagtgTCATAGGAAATATCTAATGTTGCATAATTGGCTGAAAGCTTTGCACAAAGTTCATGAAGCTTCTTTTTTTCTGTTCTTTTGGCACAGGTTTAGATGGATTTTAGACCAAAGAATATGAAGGGGAAATTGGAGCAACAAGGGAGAGTCATGAACCAATAGTTCTGAATGCAAGTATAATTTGTAAAAGGCAAATAAGTTATAACAATGTAAGGCtgaaataaaattgaatgtttTGTCTTAACAGAACACTAGTGATgtgtttggttttttatttagAGTTCAAGATCATGATTTAGGTAAAACCTAATATTAGATACTCCCTCGGTTCCAAAATAGATTATTCAAATCGAAAAAAATTAGTTCTAAAATAGTATTCGACCTACTCAATTTTCAATGCAATATTTTATAACTATGCCTCTAATCGTTACTATTTTCATAACTTTCAAGTAAGTCATCGATACTTTCAAGTAATTGTTGTCCGGTGGCTAATAACTGGTTCATGATAGGCTATAGCCTATAGAAATGAAAGAGAAATTG
It contains:
- the LOC123904468 gene encoding protein SOB FIVE-LIKE 4-like; the protein is MEPSQDIEYSEGEFSGTESGWTTYIGSPIHSEIYNDEEPSVNMDEYGNNNFKNTHEKIHDDDKVEKKYDNEESDSDSMASEASSGPSHLQFVCIKSERSHDLHEHEKIHSTKRATKKVRKTKYEGLLVAKEEESLLVADSASSHV